From one Diachasmimorpha longicaudata isolate KC_UGA_2023 chromosome 8, iyDiaLong2, whole genome shotgun sequence genomic stretch:
- the Pds5 gene encoding sister chromatid cohesion protein PDS5 homolog B isoform X3, with protein sequence MSEIIYPQGCRPVSDDLGADELIRRLKTLAHTLQAMGQDEGMYQQYIPLALHLAEEHFLSHPSKDVQLLIACCIADVLRVYAPEAPYKDADQVKGIFLFLIKQLAGLKDPKDPAFKRYFYLLENLAYVKSFNMCFELEDCQEIFCALFSLMFKIVNDEHSGKVKSFMLEVLCPLITESDTVSNELLDIILMNIVEPNKTQKKNAYWLAKELVVKCSDTLEPYIQAFFNHVLILGREEKGLQICKKVYDLIYELNHICSSILLSVLPQLECKLKSTLETERLNAVALLARMFSEKGSQLATQHTQLWRAFLGRFNDISVAIRIKCVQYSMHFLLNHPELRKDITDTLKMRQHDADENVRYEVVMAIVSTARRDFEVVSDNEDLLEFVKERTLDKKFKIRKEAMSGLAMIYKKHLNDADVPQATKKAVTWIKDKILNGYYMTEMDDRLLVERLLNTCLVPYQLPAEERMKKLYHLLGTIDDNASKAFVALQKHQLAVRRAVMEWVEIVKKPDANNELMAKVHQISRFLPDPMKVMEFLQKFSAHMKKDSTLLQGMETIVQPTVSCKECAETIAAVLKKLGQPVMTNLYYNTIKKLLERVSSVLIDEEAIRIFIGYVHDCLKGGNVIEEIGLNPSNAGEKGLRLLVMLSFVFGPHFLHNDILMQLVELLEIEDEMVGSLVLSIFTFLGKYKPLCEVAPDIMAKMVPICKNFALSGTPKQAKQAIRCIFVNMVDIHDTIFPDIIDKIKTTLTPTSSDYRTSIVTLGHIAYNLPDKYHTQIKNMVSRKIVKELLVKETTESTANAIESDWCKEDQLPEETRCRLEGLKCMARWLLGLKTDHLSAQKTFRMLNAFVGNKGDLLQQGRLSRAEMSWLRLQAGCSMLKICEQKGVGDQFIAEQFYNLSLLMVDEVKEVREAFSTKLHRGLGTGIPNKCLPLDFMGYYALGGKEQDKKQKAQLKTFMSTDINRRRDYVKALSLGTVERAMGQLPHILPDYMLVFAVPILAHDPEFTNHKDISQLRIIEQCLRFILEPLITKNEYYCYGFYKNLIEKMKNHKDAVRPDDDEMNYKLWTVCDLAMNVIYTKTTNFDMKEFPSELRIPTMYFKRADELISNSINYLPAEMQINMTSPKGKGGLIHNTNERSTRKKGKHARETVGIGPNETDARKKSIAEENPLTYSSFSSLYGVRYLREVF encoded by the exons atgtcGGAGATAATATACCCTCAGGGGTGTAGGCCGGTCAGTGATGATCTGGGAGCTGATGAGTTAATCAGGAGATTGAAG ACACTAGCTCACACACTTCAGGCGATGGGCCAAGACGAAGGTATGTACCAGCAGTACATCCCCCTAGCCCTCCACCTTGCTGAGGAGCACTTTCTCAGCCACCCAAGCAAAGACGTCCAACTGTTAATCGCCTGTTGCATCGCTGACGTCCTCCGAGTATACGCCCCAGAAGCCCCCTATAAAGACGCTGATCAAGTGAAAGGGATCTTCCTGTTTCTAATAAAACAGCTGGCAGGTCTGAAGGACCCAAAAGATCCAGCATTCAAGCGTTACTTCTACCTGCTCGAGAATCTTGCCTATGTCAAGTCTTTCAACATGTGCTTCGAGCTCGAGGACTGCCAGGAAATCTTTTGCGCACTGTTCTCCCTGATGTTTAAAATAGTGAACGACGAGCACTCGGGTAAAGTAAAAAGTTTCATGTTGGAAGTCCTCTGCCCCTTGATAACAGAATCAGATACAGTGAGCAACGAGCTCCTGGATATTATCCTAATGAACATTGTTGAACCCAACAAAACACAAAAGAAGAATGCCTACTGGCTGGCCAAGGAACTTGTGGTTAAATGCAGTGACACACTTGAACCCTACATTCAGGCATTCTTCAACCATGTCCTCATCCTGGGAAGAGAGGAGAAGGGTCTCCAGATCTGCAAGAAAGTTTACGACTTGATTTATGAACTAAATCACATCTGCTCCAGTATTCTACTTTCAGTCCTTCCGCAACTGGAGTGCAAATTAAAATCAACCCTCGAGACTGAAAGACTGAATGCAGTTGCACTGTTAGCGAGAATGTTCTCGGAGAAGGGTTCCCAACTGGCAACTCAACACACTCAACTGTGGCGAGCATTTTTGGGTAGATTCAACGACATCAGCGTTGCAATTCGCATCAAATGCGTTCAGTACTCCATGCACTTCCTCCTTAATCATCCAGAGCTCCGAAAGGACATCACCGATACCTTGAAAATGCGACAGCACGATGCAGACGAGAATGTTCGTTATGAAGTAGTAATGGCCATTGTATCAACAGCACGAAGAGACTTTGAAGTTGTGTCGGACAACGAGGATCTCCTGGAGTTTGTGAAGGAGAGAActctcgataaaaaattcaaaatcagaAAGGAGGCCATGTCAGGATTGGCGATGATCTACAAAAAACACCTGAATGATGCTGATGTGCCTCAGGCTACGAAGAAGGCAGTGACATGGATCAAGGACAAAATCCTCAACGGTTACTATATGACTGAAATGGATGATAGATTACTGGTAGAAAGATTGCTCAACACCTGCCTGGTACCGTACCAACTACCTGCTgaagagagaatgaaaaaactgTACCATCTTCTGGGAACAATTGATGATAATGCTTCAAAAGCATTCGTTGCACTTCAAAAACATCAGCTTGCTGTACGCAGGGCTGTGATGGAGTGGGTGGAGATTGTCAAGAAACCAGACGCTAATAATGAACTCATGGCAAAGGTTCATCAGATTTCTCGCTTCCTTCCAGATCCCATGAAAGTCATGGAATTTCTCCAGAAATTCTCAGCACACATGAAAAAAGATTCGACTCTTCTTCAAGGAATGGAAACTATTGTTCAACCCACTGTATCATGCAAAGAGTGCGCTGAGACAATTGCAGCTGTTCTGAAAAAACTTGGTCAGCCAGTAATGACTAATCTCTATTATAATACCATTAAAAAACTCCTGGAGCGAGTCAGTTCTGTGCTGATCGATGAGGAAGCTATTAGAATATTCATCGGTTACGTTCACGATTGTCTAAAAGGTGGTAATGTCATTGAGGAAATTGGCTTGAATCCCAGTAATGCTGGTGAAAAGGGTCTTCGTCTGTTGGTGATGCTCTCCTTCGTATTTGGGCCACATTTCCTTCATAATGACATTCTCATGCAGCTTGTTGAACTCTTGGAGATTGAGGATGAGATGGTGGGTTCATTGGTCCTATCAATTTTTACATTCCTGGGAAAGTACAAGCCCCTGTGCGAAGTTGCACCTGATATTATGGCCAAAATGGTGCCAATATGCAAAAATTTTGCCCTGTCAGGTACTCCGAAACAAGCTAAACAAGCTATTCGCTGTATTTTTGTCAACATGGTTGATATCCATGACACAATATTCCCCGatataattgataaaatcaaGACAACATTGACACCAACATCCAGTGACTACAGAACATCGATAGTTACACTGGGACACATTGCTTACAATCTACCAGATAAGTATCATACACAGATTAAGAACATGGTATCGAGGAAAATAGTGAAGGAACTGCTCGTGAAGGAGACAACAGAGTCAACAGCCAATGCTATCGAGAGTGACTGGTGCAAAGAGGATCAATTGCCCGAGGAAACTCGATGTCGATTGGAGGGACTCAAGTGTATGGCAAGGTGGTTGCTTGGACTAAAGACAGATCATTTGTCAGCACAAAAAACATTCAGAATGTTGAATGCTTTTGTTGGTAATAAGGGTGATCTTCTACAGCAAGGGAGACTTAGTCGCGCTGAAATGAGCTGGTTACGCCTACAGGCTGGTTGCTCAATGCTAAAAATATGCGAACAAAAAGGGGTTGGAGATCAGTTCATTGCTGAGCAATTTTATAATCTATCATTGCTTATGGTAGACGAAGTGAAGGAAGTCAGGGAAGCATTCTCAACTAAATTGCACAGAGGATTGGGTACGGGTATTCCAAACAAATGCTTACCACTGGATTTCATGGGTTATTATGCACTTGGAGGAAAAGAACAGGATAAGAAACAGAAAGCACAGTTGAAGACATTTATGTCGACTGACATCAACAGGAGAAGAGATTACGTGAAGGCTCTTTCTCTTGGTACTGTTGAAAGGGCAATGGGACAATTACCCCATATTTTACCTGATTATATGCTGGTGTTTGCTGTTCCAATTCTGGCTCATGATCCCGAATTTACAAATCATAAGGACATTAGTCAactaagaattattgaacagtGTTTGAGATTTATTCTTGAACCACTCATCACCAAAAATGAATATTACTGTTATGGATTTTACAAAAatcttattgaaaaaatgaagaaccaCAAGGATGCGGTAAGACCTGACGATGATGAGATGAATTACAAATTGTGGACTGTCTGTGATCTTGCTATGAACGTTATTTACACTAAGACGACGAATTTTGATATGAAGGAGTTCCCCAGTGAATTGAGAATTCCTACTATGTACTTCAAGAGGGCTGATGAACTCATcagtaattcaataaattatttgccAGCCGAGATGCAGATTAATATGACTAGTCCTAAGGGAAAGGGTGGACTTATTCATAATACGAATGAGAGGTCGACAAGAAAGAAGGGAAAACATGCCAGGGAAACTGTTGGTATTGGAcccaatgaaactgatgcaagG aaaaaatcaatagctGAGGAAAATCCTCTTACATATTCgtctttttcttctctctATGGAGTGAGATATTTAAGGGAAGTGTTCTGA
- the Pds5 gene encoding sister chromatid cohesion protein PDS5 homolog B isoform X1 produces the protein MSEIIYPQGCRPVSDDLGADELIRRLKTLAHTLQAMGQDEGMYQQYIPLALHLAEEHFLSHPSKDVQLLIACCIADVLRVYAPEAPYKDADQVKGIFLFLIKQLAGLKDPKDPAFKRYFYLLENLAYVKSFNMCFELEDCQEIFCALFSLMFKIVNDEHSGKVKSFMLEVLCPLITESDTVSNELLDIILMNIVEPNKTQKKNAYWLAKELVVKCSDTLEPYIQAFFNHVLILGREEKGLQICKKVYDLIYELNHICSSILLSVLPQLECKLKSTLETERLNAVALLARMFSEKGSQLATQHTQLWRAFLGRFNDISVAIRIKCVQYSMHFLLNHPELRKDITDTLKMRQHDADENVRYEVVMAIVSTARRDFEVVSDNEDLLEFVKERTLDKKFKIRKEAMSGLAMIYKKHLNDADVPQATKKAVTWIKDKILNGYYMTEMDDRLLVERLLNTCLVPYQLPAEERMKKLYHLLGTIDDNASKAFVALQKHQLAVRRAVMEWVEIVKKPDANNELMAKVHQISRFLPDPMKVMEFLQKFSAHMKKDSTLLQGMETIVQPTVSCKECAETIAAVLKKLGQPVMTNLYYNTIKKLLERVSSVLIDEEAIRIFIGYVHDCLKGGNVIEEIGLNPSNAGEKGLRLLVMLSFVFGPHFLHNDILMQLVELLEIEDEMVGSLVLSIFTFLGKYKPLCEVAPDIMAKMVPICKNFALSGTPKQAKQAIRCIFVNMVDIHDTIFPDIIDKIKTTLTPTSSDYRTSIVTLGHIAYNLPDKYHTQIKNMVSRKIVKELLVKETTESTANAIESDWCKEDQLPEETRCRLEGLKCMARWLLGLKTDHLSAQKTFRMLNAFVGNKGDLLQQGRLSRAEMSWLRLQAGCSMLKICEQKGVGDQFIAEQFYNLSLLMVDEVKEVREAFSTKLHRGLGTGIPNKCLPLDFMGYYALGGKEQDKKQKAQLKTFMSTDINRRRDYVKALSLGTVERAMGQLPHILPDYMLVFAVPILAHDPEFTNHKDISQLRIIEQCLRFILEPLITKNEYYCYGFYKNLIEKMKNHKDAVRPDDDEMNYKLWTVCDLAMNVIYTKTTNFDMKEFPSELRIPTMYFKRADELISNSINYLPAEMQINMTSPKGKGGLIHNTNERSTRKKGKHARETVGIGPNETDARLQIGEMECIDAQPAEASETRIQLPGMEEEIDEPPAKRTRESEKLSK, from the exons atgtcGGAGATAATATACCCTCAGGGGTGTAGGCCGGTCAGTGATGATCTGGGAGCTGATGAGTTAATCAGGAGATTGAAG ACACTAGCTCACACACTTCAGGCGATGGGCCAAGACGAAGGTATGTACCAGCAGTACATCCCCCTAGCCCTCCACCTTGCTGAGGAGCACTTTCTCAGCCACCCAAGCAAAGACGTCCAACTGTTAATCGCCTGTTGCATCGCTGACGTCCTCCGAGTATACGCCCCAGAAGCCCCCTATAAAGACGCTGATCAAGTGAAAGGGATCTTCCTGTTTCTAATAAAACAGCTGGCAGGTCTGAAGGACCCAAAAGATCCAGCATTCAAGCGTTACTTCTACCTGCTCGAGAATCTTGCCTATGTCAAGTCTTTCAACATGTGCTTCGAGCTCGAGGACTGCCAGGAAATCTTTTGCGCACTGTTCTCCCTGATGTTTAAAATAGTGAACGACGAGCACTCGGGTAAAGTAAAAAGTTTCATGTTGGAAGTCCTCTGCCCCTTGATAACAGAATCAGATACAGTGAGCAACGAGCTCCTGGATATTATCCTAATGAACATTGTTGAACCCAACAAAACACAAAAGAAGAATGCCTACTGGCTGGCCAAGGAACTTGTGGTTAAATGCAGTGACACACTTGAACCCTACATTCAGGCATTCTTCAACCATGTCCTCATCCTGGGAAGAGAGGAGAAGGGTCTCCAGATCTGCAAGAAAGTTTACGACTTGATTTATGAACTAAATCACATCTGCTCCAGTATTCTACTTTCAGTCCTTCCGCAACTGGAGTGCAAATTAAAATCAACCCTCGAGACTGAAAGACTGAATGCAGTTGCACTGTTAGCGAGAATGTTCTCGGAGAAGGGTTCCCAACTGGCAACTCAACACACTCAACTGTGGCGAGCATTTTTGGGTAGATTCAACGACATCAGCGTTGCAATTCGCATCAAATGCGTTCAGTACTCCATGCACTTCCTCCTTAATCATCCAGAGCTCCGAAAGGACATCACCGATACCTTGAAAATGCGACAGCACGATGCAGACGAGAATGTTCGTTATGAAGTAGTAATGGCCATTGTATCAACAGCACGAAGAGACTTTGAAGTTGTGTCGGACAACGAGGATCTCCTGGAGTTTGTGAAGGAGAGAActctcgataaaaaattcaaaatcagaAAGGAGGCCATGTCAGGATTGGCGATGATCTACAAAAAACACCTGAATGATGCTGATGTGCCTCAGGCTACGAAGAAGGCAGTGACATGGATCAAGGACAAAATCCTCAACGGTTACTATATGACTGAAATGGATGATAGATTACTGGTAGAAAGATTGCTCAACACCTGCCTGGTACCGTACCAACTACCTGCTgaagagagaatgaaaaaactgTACCATCTTCTGGGAACAATTGATGATAATGCTTCAAAAGCATTCGTTGCACTTCAAAAACATCAGCTTGCTGTACGCAGGGCTGTGATGGAGTGGGTGGAGATTGTCAAGAAACCAGACGCTAATAATGAACTCATGGCAAAGGTTCATCAGATTTCTCGCTTCCTTCCAGATCCCATGAAAGTCATGGAATTTCTCCAGAAATTCTCAGCACACATGAAAAAAGATTCGACTCTTCTTCAAGGAATGGAAACTATTGTTCAACCCACTGTATCATGCAAAGAGTGCGCTGAGACAATTGCAGCTGTTCTGAAAAAACTTGGTCAGCCAGTAATGACTAATCTCTATTATAATACCATTAAAAAACTCCTGGAGCGAGTCAGTTCTGTGCTGATCGATGAGGAAGCTATTAGAATATTCATCGGTTACGTTCACGATTGTCTAAAAGGTGGTAATGTCATTGAGGAAATTGGCTTGAATCCCAGTAATGCTGGTGAAAAGGGTCTTCGTCTGTTGGTGATGCTCTCCTTCGTATTTGGGCCACATTTCCTTCATAATGACATTCTCATGCAGCTTGTTGAACTCTTGGAGATTGAGGATGAGATGGTGGGTTCATTGGTCCTATCAATTTTTACATTCCTGGGAAAGTACAAGCCCCTGTGCGAAGTTGCACCTGATATTATGGCCAAAATGGTGCCAATATGCAAAAATTTTGCCCTGTCAGGTACTCCGAAACAAGCTAAACAAGCTATTCGCTGTATTTTTGTCAACATGGTTGATATCCATGACACAATATTCCCCGatataattgataaaatcaaGACAACATTGACACCAACATCCAGTGACTACAGAACATCGATAGTTACACTGGGACACATTGCTTACAATCTACCAGATAAGTATCATACACAGATTAAGAACATGGTATCGAGGAAAATAGTGAAGGAACTGCTCGTGAAGGAGACAACAGAGTCAACAGCCAATGCTATCGAGAGTGACTGGTGCAAAGAGGATCAATTGCCCGAGGAAACTCGATGTCGATTGGAGGGACTCAAGTGTATGGCAAGGTGGTTGCTTGGACTAAAGACAGATCATTTGTCAGCACAAAAAACATTCAGAATGTTGAATGCTTTTGTTGGTAATAAGGGTGATCTTCTACAGCAAGGGAGACTTAGTCGCGCTGAAATGAGCTGGTTACGCCTACAGGCTGGTTGCTCAATGCTAAAAATATGCGAACAAAAAGGGGTTGGAGATCAGTTCATTGCTGAGCAATTTTATAATCTATCATTGCTTATGGTAGACGAAGTGAAGGAAGTCAGGGAAGCATTCTCAACTAAATTGCACAGAGGATTGGGTACGGGTATTCCAAACAAATGCTTACCACTGGATTTCATGGGTTATTATGCACTTGGAGGAAAAGAACAGGATAAGAAACAGAAAGCACAGTTGAAGACATTTATGTCGACTGACATCAACAGGAGAAGAGATTACGTGAAGGCTCTTTCTCTTGGTACTGTTGAAAGGGCAATGGGACAATTACCCCATATTTTACCTGATTATATGCTGGTGTTTGCTGTTCCAATTCTGGCTCATGATCCCGAATTTACAAATCATAAGGACATTAGTCAactaagaattattgaacagtGTTTGAGATTTATTCTTGAACCACTCATCACCAAAAATGAATATTACTGTTATGGATTTTACAAAAatcttattgaaaaaatgaagaaccaCAAGGATGCGGTAAGACCTGACGATGATGAGATGAATTACAAATTGTGGACTGTCTGTGATCTTGCTATGAACGTTATTTACACTAAGACGACGAATTTTGATATGAAGGAGTTCCCCAGTGAATTGAGAATTCCTACTATGTACTTCAAGAGGGCTGATGAACTCATcagtaattcaataaattatttgccAGCCGAGATGCAGATTAATATGACTAGTCCTAAGGGAAAGGGTGGACTTATTCATAATACGAATGAGAGGTCGACAAGAAAGAAGGGAAAACATGCCAGGGAAACTGTTGGTATTGGAcccaatgaaactgatgcaagG CTGCAAATCGGGGAGATGGAGTGTATTGATGCACAG CCCGCTGAAGCATCAGAAACGAGAATTCAACTTCCAGGAATGGAGGAAGAG ATTGACGAACCACCAGCCAAGAGAACAAGAGAATCCGAGAAACTGAGTAAATAA
- the Pds5 gene encoding sister chromatid cohesion protein PDS5 homolog B isoform X2: MSEIIYPQGCRPVSDDLGADELIRRLKTLAHTLQAMGQDEGMYQQYIPLALHLAEEHFLSHPSKDVQLLIACCIADVLRVYAPEAPYKDADQVKGIFLFLIKQLAGLKDPKDPAFKRYFYLLENLAYVKSFNMCFELEDCQEIFCALFSLMFKIVNDEHSGKVKSFMLEVLCPLITESDTVSNELLDIILMNIVEPNKTQKKNAYWLAKELVVKCSDTLEPYIQAFFNHVLILGREEKGLQICKKVYDLIYELNHICSSILLSVLPQLECKLKSTLETERLNAVALLARMFSEKGSQLATQHTQLWRAFLGRFNDISVAIRIKCVQYSMHFLLNHPELRKDITDTLKMRQHDADENVRYEVVMAIVSTARRDFEVVSDNEDLLEFVKERTLDKKFKIRKEAMSGLAMIYKKHLNDADVPQATKKAVTWIKDKILNGYYMTEMDDRLLVERLLNTCLVPYQLPAEERMKKLYHLLGTIDDNASKAFVALQKHQLAVRRAVMEWVEIVKKPDANNELMAKVHQISRFLPDPMKVMEFLQKFSAHMKKDSTLLQGMETIVQPTVSCKECAETIAAVLKKLGQPVMTNLYYNTIKKLLERVSSVLIDEEAIRIFIGYVHDCLKGGNVIEEIGLNPSNAGEKGLRLLVMLSFVFGPHFLHNDILMQLVELLEIEDEMVGSLVLSIFTFLGKYKPLCEVAPDIMAKMVPICKNFALSGTPKQAKQAIRCIFVNMVDIHDTIFPDIIDKIKTTLTPTSSDYRTSIVTLGHIAYNLPDKYHTQIKNMVSRKIVKELLVKETTESTANAIESDWCKEDQLPEETRCRLEGLKCMARWLLGLKTDHLSAQKTFRMLNAFVGNKGDLLQQGRLSRAEMSWLRLQAGCSMLKICEQKGVGDQFIAEQFYNLSLLMVDEVKEVREAFSTKLHRGLGTGIPNKCLPLDFMGYYALGGKEQDKKQKAQLKTFMSTDINRRRDYVKALSLGTVERAMGQLPHILPDYMLVFAVPILAHDPEFTNHKDISQLRIIEQCLRFILEPLITKNEYYCYGFYKNLIEKMKNHKDAVRPDDDEMNYKLWTVCDLAMNVIYTKTTNFDMKEFPSELRIPTMYFKRADELISNSINYLPAEMQINMTSPKGKGGLIHNTNERSTRKKGKHARETVGIGPNETDARPAEASETRIQLPGMEEEIDEPPAKRTRESEKLSK, encoded by the exons atgtcGGAGATAATATACCCTCAGGGGTGTAGGCCGGTCAGTGATGATCTGGGAGCTGATGAGTTAATCAGGAGATTGAAG ACACTAGCTCACACACTTCAGGCGATGGGCCAAGACGAAGGTATGTACCAGCAGTACATCCCCCTAGCCCTCCACCTTGCTGAGGAGCACTTTCTCAGCCACCCAAGCAAAGACGTCCAACTGTTAATCGCCTGTTGCATCGCTGACGTCCTCCGAGTATACGCCCCAGAAGCCCCCTATAAAGACGCTGATCAAGTGAAAGGGATCTTCCTGTTTCTAATAAAACAGCTGGCAGGTCTGAAGGACCCAAAAGATCCAGCATTCAAGCGTTACTTCTACCTGCTCGAGAATCTTGCCTATGTCAAGTCTTTCAACATGTGCTTCGAGCTCGAGGACTGCCAGGAAATCTTTTGCGCACTGTTCTCCCTGATGTTTAAAATAGTGAACGACGAGCACTCGGGTAAAGTAAAAAGTTTCATGTTGGAAGTCCTCTGCCCCTTGATAACAGAATCAGATACAGTGAGCAACGAGCTCCTGGATATTATCCTAATGAACATTGTTGAACCCAACAAAACACAAAAGAAGAATGCCTACTGGCTGGCCAAGGAACTTGTGGTTAAATGCAGTGACACACTTGAACCCTACATTCAGGCATTCTTCAACCATGTCCTCATCCTGGGAAGAGAGGAGAAGGGTCTCCAGATCTGCAAGAAAGTTTACGACTTGATTTATGAACTAAATCACATCTGCTCCAGTATTCTACTTTCAGTCCTTCCGCAACTGGAGTGCAAATTAAAATCAACCCTCGAGACTGAAAGACTGAATGCAGTTGCACTGTTAGCGAGAATGTTCTCGGAGAAGGGTTCCCAACTGGCAACTCAACACACTCAACTGTGGCGAGCATTTTTGGGTAGATTCAACGACATCAGCGTTGCAATTCGCATCAAATGCGTTCAGTACTCCATGCACTTCCTCCTTAATCATCCAGAGCTCCGAAAGGACATCACCGATACCTTGAAAATGCGACAGCACGATGCAGACGAGAATGTTCGTTATGAAGTAGTAATGGCCATTGTATCAACAGCACGAAGAGACTTTGAAGTTGTGTCGGACAACGAGGATCTCCTGGAGTTTGTGAAGGAGAGAActctcgataaaaaattcaaaatcagaAAGGAGGCCATGTCAGGATTGGCGATGATCTACAAAAAACACCTGAATGATGCTGATGTGCCTCAGGCTACGAAGAAGGCAGTGACATGGATCAAGGACAAAATCCTCAACGGTTACTATATGACTGAAATGGATGATAGATTACTGGTAGAAAGATTGCTCAACACCTGCCTGGTACCGTACCAACTACCTGCTgaagagagaatgaaaaaactgTACCATCTTCTGGGAACAATTGATGATAATGCTTCAAAAGCATTCGTTGCACTTCAAAAACATCAGCTTGCTGTACGCAGGGCTGTGATGGAGTGGGTGGAGATTGTCAAGAAACCAGACGCTAATAATGAACTCATGGCAAAGGTTCATCAGATTTCTCGCTTCCTTCCAGATCCCATGAAAGTCATGGAATTTCTCCAGAAATTCTCAGCACACATGAAAAAAGATTCGACTCTTCTTCAAGGAATGGAAACTATTGTTCAACCCACTGTATCATGCAAAGAGTGCGCTGAGACAATTGCAGCTGTTCTGAAAAAACTTGGTCAGCCAGTAATGACTAATCTCTATTATAATACCATTAAAAAACTCCTGGAGCGAGTCAGTTCTGTGCTGATCGATGAGGAAGCTATTAGAATATTCATCGGTTACGTTCACGATTGTCTAAAAGGTGGTAATGTCATTGAGGAAATTGGCTTGAATCCCAGTAATGCTGGTGAAAAGGGTCTTCGTCTGTTGGTGATGCTCTCCTTCGTATTTGGGCCACATTTCCTTCATAATGACATTCTCATGCAGCTTGTTGAACTCTTGGAGATTGAGGATGAGATGGTGGGTTCATTGGTCCTATCAATTTTTACATTCCTGGGAAAGTACAAGCCCCTGTGCGAAGTTGCACCTGATATTATGGCCAAAATGGTGCCAATATGCAAAAATTTTGCCCTGTCAGGTACTCCGAAACAAGCTAAACAAGCTATTCGCTGTATTTTTGTCAACATGGTTGATATCCATGACACAATATTCCCCGatataattgataaaatcaaGACAACATTGACACCAACATCCAGTGACTACAGAACATCGATAGTTACACTGGGACACATTGCTTACAATCTACCAGATAAGTATCATACACAGATTAAGAACATGGTATCGAGGAAAATAGTGAAGGAACTGCTCGTGAAGGAGACAACAGAGTCAACAGCCAATGCTATCGAGAGTGACTGGTGCAAAGAGGATCAATTGCCCGAGGAAACTCGATGTCGATTGGAGGGACTCAAGTGTATGGCAAGGTGGTTGCTTGGACTAAAGACAGATCATTTGTCAGCACAAAAAACATTCAGAATGTTGAATGCTTTTGTTGGTAATAAGGGTGATCTTCTACAGCAAGGGAGACTTAGTCGCGCTGAAATGAGCTGGTTACGCCTACAGGCTGGTTGCTCAATGCTAAAAATATGCGAACAAAAAGGGGTTGGAGATCAGTTCATTGCTGAGCAATTTTATAATCTATCATTGCTTATGGTAGACGAAGTGAAGGAAGTCAGGGAAGCATTCTCAACTAAATTGCACAGAGGATTGGGTACGGGTATTCCAAACAAATGCTTACCACTGGATTTCATGGGTTATTATGCACTTGGAGGAAAAGAACAGGATAAGAAACAGAAAGCACAGTTGAAGACATTTATGTCGACTGACATCAACAGGAGAAGAGATTACGTGAAGGCTCTTTCTCTTGGTACTGTTGAAAGGGCAATGGGACAATTACCCCATATTTTACCTGATTATATGCTGGTGTTTGCTGTTCCAATTCTGGCTCATGATCCCGAATTTACAAATCATAAGGACATTAGTCAactaagaattattgaacagtGTTTGAGATTTATTCTTGAACCACTCATCACCAAAAATGAATATTACTGTTATGGATTTTACAAAAatcttattgaaaaaatgaagaaccaCAAGGATGCGGTAAGACCTGACGATGATGAGATGAATTACAAATTGTGGACTGTCTGTGATCTTGCTATGAACGTTATTTACACTAAGACGACGAATTTTGATATGAAGGAGTTCCCCAGTGAATTGAGAATTCCTACTATGTACTTCAAGAGGGCTGATGAACTCATcagtaattcaataaattatttgccAGCCGAGATGCAGATTAATATGACTAGTCCTAAGGGAAAGGGTGGACTTATTCATAATACGAATGAGAGGTCGACAAGAAAGAAGGGAAAACATGCCAGGGAAACTGTTGGTATTGGAcccaatgaaactgatgcaagG CCCGCTGAAGCATCAGAAACGAGAATTCAACTTCCAGGAATGGAGGAAGAG ATTGACGAACCACCAGCCAAGAGAACAAGAGAATCCGAGAAACTGAGTAAATAA